One genomic region from Streptomyces sp. NBC_01431 encodes:
- a CDS encoding dolichyl-phosphate beta-glucosyltransferase: MGGAASPVNIDVAGQVELSVVVPAYNEEQRLAPTLEAIRTHLGDSCSWELIVVDDGSADETVRVAREAAARDPRINVVVSETNRGKGHALRLGVLASYGRRVLLTDADLATPIEELDQLAKAMTEGETAAAIGSRAHPDANIEVHQSRLRELLGRMGNRLIRAVAVPGIRDTQCGFKLFDGEKARAAFADARLDGWGIDVEILQFFRRKSWEIAEVPVRWSHQEGSKVGAADYGKVLWELARLKARAVRRVDLVLGTLFLLSSVLLYKNLWADLRHGYLADSLQDQNQWEWFFAVTADNVAHLRDPLFTTVQNFPDGVNLMGNTPMLGLSVPFTPVTLAFGPTVTWALVLTLGIAATAYSWYWLFARRVTENRWAAGLGGALAAFAPPMISHGNAHPNFCVLFMIPLIIDRALRVCEGANVRRDGLVLGLFTTYQIFLGEEVLLLASLGMALFALSYALARRDAARAALRPLAKGLGYALGICLVLIAYPLYWQFAGAQSYHSVLHGDSAGNSPLALVEFASRSLLGDDATADKLALNRTEQNAFYGWPLVALAFALVVRLWREPLVKALAFTGAAAAILSLGQKIRIPYTDVVFPGPWKLLAHRPLFESVIEGRVAMICAPALGALVALGAGRLARSGVRANKAVGFAAIALALIPIVPTSFPTNGRPEVPHFISSGMWKKYVKPGKSLVPVPLPDPGSAEALHWQSSTGLGFSVPGGYFNGPWGPDRVGIYGASPRWTSNLFGDIRSGKPVPDIGTDWQNQARQDLDYWRAGVVVLPPQPRAPELYEAVSRLLGRPGEKVDDVWIWQM; the protein is encoded by the coding sequence ATGGGCGGAGCGGCTTCCCCGGTGAACATAGATGTGGCCGGACAGGTCGAACTGAGCGTCGTCGTCCCCGCCTACAACGAGGAACAGCGCCTGGCGCCCACCCTCGAAGCCATACGCACCCACCTCGGCGACAGCTGTAGCTGGGAACTCATAGTCGTCGACGACGGATCGGCCGACGAGACCGTCCGGGTCGCCCGCGAGGCAGCCGCCCGCGACCCGCGCATCAACGTCGTCGTCAGCGAGACCAACCGCGGCAAGGGGCACGCCCTGCGGCTCGGGGTGCTCGCCTCCTACGGGCGCCGCGTCCTGCTCACGGACGCCGATCTGGCCACCCCCATCGAGGAGTTGGACCAGCTCGCCAAGGCGATGACCGAGGGCGAGACGGCCGCCGCGATCGGCTCGCGCGCCCACCCCGACGCGAACATCGAAGTCCACCAGAGCCGGCTGCGCGAACTCCTCGGCCGGATGGGCAACCGGCTCATCAGGGCCGTCGCCGTGCCCGGCATCCGCGACACCCAGTGCGGGTTCAAGCTGTTCGACGGCGAGAAGGCGCGCGCGGCGTTCGCGGACGCCCGTCTCGACGGCTGGGGCATAGACGTCGAGATCCTCCAGTTCTTCCGCCGCAAGAGCTGGGAGATCGCCGAGGTGCCGGTGCGCTGGTCGCATCAGGAGGGCTCGAAGGTCGGCGCGGCGGACTACGGCAAGGTGTTGTGGGAGCTGGCCCGCCTCAAGGCGCGGGCCGTCCGGCGCGTGGACCTCGTCCTCGGCACGCTGTTCCTGCTCTCCTCCGTCCTGCTCTACAAGAACCTGTGGGCCGACCTCCGGCACGGCTACCTCGCCGACTCCCTTCAGGACCAGAACCAGTGGGAGTGGTTCTTCGCGGTCACCGCGGACAACGTGGCCCATCTGCGCGACCCGCTGTTCACCACCGTCCAGAACTTCCCCGACGGCGTGAACCTCATGGGCAACACCCCGATGCTGGGCCTGTCCGTCCCGTTCACGCCCGTCACGCTGGCCTTCGGGCCGACGGTGACGTGGGCGCTGGTCCTCACGCTGGGCATCGCGGCGACGGCGTACTCCTGGTACTGGCTGTTCGCCCGCCGGGTCACCGAGAACCGGTGGGCGGCGGGCCTGGGCGGCGCGCTCGCGGCCTTCGCGCCGCCGATGATCTCGCACGGCAACGCGCACCCGAACTTCTGCGTCCTGTTCATGATCCCGCTGATCATCGACCGCGCGCTGCGCGTGTGCGAGGGCGCGAACGTCCGCCGCGACGGGCTGGTCCTGGGCCTGTTCACGACGTACCAGATCTTCCTCGGCGAGGAAGTGCTGCTGCTCGCCTCGCTCGGCATGGCGCTGTTCGCGCTGTCGTACGCGCTGGCCCGTCGCGATGCGGCGCGTGCCGCTCTGCGTCCGCTGGCGAAGGGTCTCGGGTACGCGCTCGGGATCTGCCTGGTCCTGATCGCCTACCCGCTGTACTGGCAGTTCGCCGGCGCGCAGAGCTATCACAGCGTGCTGCACGGCGACAGCGCGGGCAACTCACCGCTCGCGCTGGTCGAGTTCGCGAGCCGTTCGCTGCTGGGCGACGACGCGACGGCCGACAAACTGGCCCTGAACCGCACGGAGCAGAACGCGTTCTACGGCTGGCCGCTGGTGGCGCTCGCCTTCGCCCTGGTCGTACGCCTGTGGCGCGAGCCGCTGGTGAAGGCGCTGGCGTTCACGGGCGCGGCGGCCGCGATCCTCTCCCTCGGCCAGAAGATCCGCATCCCGTACACGGACGTGGTCTTCCCCGGGCCCTGGAAGCTGCTCGCCCACCGCCCGCTCTTCGAGTCGGTGATCGAGGGCCGGGTGGCGATGATCTGCGCGCCGGCCCTTGGCGCACTGGTCGCGCTCGGCGCGGGGCGGCTCGCGCGCAGCGGGGTGCGGGCGAACAAGGCGGTCGGCTTCGCGGCGATCGCGCTCGCGCTGATCCCGATCGTCCCGACGTCGTTCCCGACGAACGGGCGCCCGGAGGTGCCGCATTTCATCTCCTCCGGGATGTGGAAGAAGTACGTGAAGCCCGGGAAGTCGCTGGTCCCGGTGCCGCTGCCGGATCCCGGCTCGGCGGAGGCGCTGCACTGGCAGTCGTCGACGGGCCTCGGCTTCTCCGTGCCCGGCGGCTACTTCAACGGCCCCTGGGGCCCGGACCGCGTCGGCATCTACGGAGCCTCCCCGCGCTGGACGTCGAACCTGTTCGGCGACATCCGCTCGGGCAAACCGGTCCCGGACATCGGCACGGACTGGCAGAACCAGGCGCGGCAGGACCTGGACTACTGGCGGGCGGGGGTCGTGGTCCTGCCCCCGCAGCCGAGGGCGCCCGAACTGTACGAGGCGGTGAGCCGACTGCTCGGACGGCCGGGCGAGAAGGTGGACGACGTCTGGATCTGGCAGATGTGA
- a CDS encoding SLATT domain-containing protein, whose product MSQPEMQPEGPPGEARPGGGKETGDLTGRPFPRGDWGEPAERLDELYRWVEAGALRTADWYLADRLWKRRGARGLRAGTACGAVAGAVLPLLDLTGALEGAAGWGYLCLLLGGACMACDRYFGLTSGWIRDVATAQAVQRRLGALQFDWASESVREVLGPTEGTAGEAAERCLSVLRRFTEDVTELVRSETADWMVEFRSGPAPLVMQSLNAAAPRTDGAPGPGRLPLPPATRPNMPRQRPPEGPRG is encoded by the coding sequence GTGAGCCAGCCGGAGATGCAGCCCGAGGGCCCCCCGGGGGAGGCCCGGCCCGGCGGGGGCAAGGAGACCGGTGACCTGACCGGCAGGCCGTTCCCGCGCGGCGACTGGGGCGAGCCCGCCGAGCGCCTCGACGAGCTGTACCGGTGGGTCGAGGCGGGGGCGCTGCGCACCGCGGACTGGTACCTCGCCGACCGGCTCTGGAAGCGCCGCGGCGCGCGTGGCCTGCGGGCCGGCACGGCGTGCGGGGCGGTCGCGGGGGCGGTGCTGCCGCTCCTGGACCTGACGGGCGCCCTGGAGGGCGCGGCGGGGTGGGGCTACCTGTGTCTGCTGCTCGGCGGGGCGTGCATGGCCTGCGACCGCTACTTCGGCCTGACCTCGGGCTGGATAAGGGACGTGGCCACCGCGCAGGCCGTGCAGCGGCGGCTCGGCGCGTTGCAGTTCGACTGGGCGTCGGAGAGCGTACGAGAGGTGCTCGGGCCCACCGAGGGCACGGCGGGCGAGGCGGCCGAGCGCTGCCTGTCGGTGCTGCGCCGGTTCACCGAGGACGTGACCGAACTGGTCCGCTCGGAGACCGCGGACTGGATGGTGGAGTTCCGCTCGGGTCCGGCGCCGCTGGTCATGCAGAGCCTGAACGCGGCGGCTCCGCGGACGGACGGGGCCCCTGGGCCCGGTCGCCTGCCCCTGCCGCCGGCGACCCGGCCGAACATGCCGCGCCAGCGGCCGCCGGAGGGGCCTCGGGGGTAG
- a CDS encoding YbaB/EbfC family nucleoid-associated protein produces MIPGGGQPNMQQLLQQAQKMQQDLARAQEELAATEVDGQAGGGLVKATVTGSGELRALAIDPKAVDPEDTETLADLIVAAVQAANENAQELQQKKLGPLAQGMGGMPGLPF; encoded by the coding sequence GTGATCCCTGGTGGTGGCCAGCCCAACATGCAGCAGCTTCTCCAGCAGGCCCAGAAGATGCAGCAGGACCTCGCCCGCGCCCAGGAGGAGCTCGCGGCGACCGAGGTCGACGGCCAGGCCGGCGGCGGTCTGGTCAAGGCGACCGTGACCGGCTCGGGCGAGCTGCGCGCCCTCGCCATCGACCCGAAGGCGGTCGACCCGGAGGACACCGAGACCCTCGCGGACCTCATCGTCGCGGCCGTGCAGGCCGCCAACGAGAACGCCCAGGAGCTCCAGCAGAAGAAGCTCGGCCCGCTGGCCCAGGGCATGGGCGGCATGCCGGGCCTGCCGTTCTGA
- the recR gene encoding recombination mediator RecR, with protein MYEGVVQDLIDELGRLPGVGPKSAQRIAFHILQAEPTDVRRLAHALLEVKDKVRFCAVCGNVAQEERCNICRDPRRDETVICVVEEPKDVVAIERTREFRGRYHVLGGAISPIEGVGPDDLRIRELLARLADGTVTELILATDPNLEGEATATYLARMIKPMGLKVTRLASGLPVGGDLEYADEVTLGRAFEGRRLLDV; from the coding sequence TTGTACGAAGGCGTGGTCCAGGACCTCATCGACGAACTGGGCAGGCTGCCCGGCGTCGGTCCCAAGAGCGCGCAGCGGATCGCCTTCCACATCCTCCAGGCGGAGCCGACCGACGTACGCCGTCTCGCCCATGCCCTCCTTGAGGTCAAGGACAAGGTCCGGTTCTGCGCGGTGTGCGGCAACGTGGCGCAGGAGGAGCGGTGCAACATCTGCCGCGACCCGCGCCGCGACGAGACGGTCATCTGTGTCGTGGAGGAGCCCAAGGACGTGGTGGCCATCGAGCGGACCCGCGAGTTCCGCGGGCGTTACCACGTGCTCGGCGGCGCCATCAGCCCGATCGAGGGCGTCGGCCCGGACGACCTGCGCATCCGCGAGCTGCTCGCGCGCCTGGCGGACGGCACGGTCACCGAGCTGATCCTGGCCACCGACCCCAACCTGGAGGGGGAGGCCACGGCGACGTACCTCGCCCGCATGATCAAGCCCATGGGCCTCAAGGTCACCCGTCTCGCCAGCGGACTGCCGGTGGGCGGCGACCTGGAGTACGCCGACGAGGTCACCCTGGGCCGGGCCTTCGAGGGAAGGCGGCTGCTCGATGTATGA
- a CDS encoding DUF5063 domain-containing protein yields the protein MSDATLHATSQDPDSFVVQIADQVESFIVAVTEVAKGDEPDSAVPFLLLEVSQLLLAGGRLGAHEDIVPDERYEPDLGPEADVDELRERFARLLEPIDVYSEVFDPYEPRKAPVPCRISDDLADVVTDLRHGLAHYRAGRTTEALWWWQFSYFSNWGSTASAALRALQSLVAHVRLNQPLEELDGLDTDQDLAEDALAEEAGRVMAEELAGPLGLREAK from the coding sequence ATGTCTGACGCAACGCTGCACGCGACCAGCCAGGACCCGGACTCCTTCGTGGTCCAGATCGCCGACCAGGTCGAGTCCTTCATCGTCGCGGTCACGGAAGTGGCCAAGGGCGACGAGCCCGACAGCGCGGTGCCGTTCCTCCTCCTGGAGGTCTCCCAGCTGCTGCTCGCGGGCGGCCGGCTCGGCGCGCACGAGGACATCGTCCCCGACGAGCGTTACGAGCCGGACCTCGGCCCGGAAGCGGACGTGGACGAGCTGCGCGAGCGGTTCGCCCGGCTGCTGGAACCCATCGACGTGTACTCCGAGGTCTTCGACCCGTACGAGCCGCGCAAGGCGCCGGTGCCGTGCCGGATCTCCGACGACCTCGCCGATGTCGTCACCGACCTGCGCCACGGCCTGGCCCACTACCGCGCGGGCCGCACCACCGAGGCCCTGTGGTGGTGGCAGTTCTCGTACTTCTCCAACTGGGGCTCGACGGCCTCCGCGGCCCTGCGCGCCCTCCAGTCCCTGGTCGCCCACGTCCGCCTCAACCAGCCCCTGGAGGAGCTGGACGGCCTCGACACCGACCAGGATCTGGCGGAGGACGCCCTGGCGGAGGAGGCGGGCCGCGTCATGGCCGAGGAACTCGCGGGCCCGCTGGGTCTGCGCGAGGCGAAGTAG
- a CDS encoding helix-turn-helix transcriptional regulator, which translates to MGAPPLRYRPPGPGLAPHVHGYFGYHYPPHSPQRRLVFPDTACTVVFGFDVPVQIVGLVEPVRTVSCRSRADLPFTTALLGHHDGGVRGVAVRLSPMGAYRLFGIPMYEWDLPHLDPVHLLPPALRHLPERLEATADWPQQCRLLDEYLARLHGAGLRPRIAPEVACAWRELELRRGRVTVGDLAAATHCSVRQLERRFREQVGRSPGAIARILRFRAALRLRESGLPPCLVAQRCGFHDQAHYNHVFKATTGLTPTQMPAVPMNWSTRAARPNSPAWEAT; encoded by the coding sequence ATGGGTGCACCGCCGCTCCGCTACAGACCGCCGGGGCCCGGCCTCGCGCCACACGTCCACGGCTACTTCGGCTACCACTACCCCCCGCACAGCCCGCAGCGCCGGCTGGTCTTCCCGGACACGGCGTGCACCGTCGTCTTCGGGTTCGACGTACCGGTGCAGATCGTGGGACTCGTCGAGCCGGTGCGGACGGTGAGCTGCCGCTCGCGGGCCGATCTGCCGTTCACCACCGCCCTGTTGGGCCACCACGACGGCGGTGTACGGGGCGTCGCGGTGCGGCTGTCGCCGATGGGCGCCTACCGGTTGTTCGGCATCCCGATGTACGAGTGGGACCTGCCGCATCTGGACCCGGTGCACCTGCTGCCGCCCGCCCTGCGCCACCTCCCGGAGCGGCTGGAGGCGACGGCCGACTGGCCGCAGCAGTGCCGGCTCCTGGACGAGTACCTCGCACGGCTGCACGGCGCCGGCCTCCGCCCGCGCATCGCGCCCGAAGTCGCCTGCGCCTGGCGGGAGTTGGAGCTGCGCCGGGGCCGGGTGACGGTAGGCGACCTGGCCGCCGCCACGCATTGCAGCGTGCGTCAGCTGGAGCGGCGCTTTCGCGAACAGGTGGGGCGCTCACCCGGTGCGATCGCCCGCATCCTGCGGTTCAGGGCGGCGCTGCGGCTGCGCGAGAGCGGACTGCCGCCGTGCCTGGTCGCGCAGCGCTGCGGCTTCCACGACCAGGCCCACTACAACCACGTCTTCAAGGCGACGACCGGTCTCACCCCGACCCAGATGCCGGCCGTCCCGATGAACTGGTCCACCCGGGCCGCACGCCCCAACTCCCCGGCGTGGGAAGCCACTTGA
- a CDS encoding RICIN domain-containing protein, protein MNLLTRLPLRAAKIAGALAASAALAFAGTGTASAATPSVPAPLAHSTQLRPGAQPVHALDAGALRNLNTGRCIDDSFAYGLRAFGCNGMNYQYWGLYGQSNGNWVMKDGNTGRCIDDSGAYGLRSFGCNGMNYQRWEIYYNGNGTLTFRNENTGRCIDDSGAYGLRSFGCNGMNYQQFVGQ, encoded by the coding sequence ATGAACCTCCTTACGCGGCTGCCGCTGCGCGCGGCCAAGATCGCGGGAGCGCTCGCCGCCTCGGCGGCCCTCGCCTTCGCCGGCACCGGTACGGCCTCGGCGGCCACACCGTCGGTCCCGGCCCCGCTCGCCCACTCCACTCAGCTCCGCCCCGGCGCCCAGCCGGTCCACGCCCTCGACGCGGGAGCGCTCAGGAACCTCAACACGGGCCGCTGTATAGACGACAGCTTCGCCTACGGCCTGCGGGCCTTCGGATGCAACGGCATGAACTACCAGTACTGGGGCCTGTACGGCCAGTCCAACGGCAACTGGGTCATGAAGGACGGCAACACGGGTCGCTGCATAGACGACAGCGGCGCCTACGGCCTGCGTTCCTTCGGCTGCAACGGCATGAACTACCAGCGCTGGGAGATCTACTACAACGGCAACGGCACCCTGACCTTCCGCAACGAGAACACCGGCCGCTGCATAGACGACAGCGGCGCCTACGGCCTGCGGTCCTTCGGCTGCAACGGCATGAACTACCAGCAGTTCGTGGGTCAGTAG
- a CDS encoding aspartate kinase — MGLVVQKYGGSSVADAEGIKRVAKRIVEAKKNGHQVVVVVSAMGDTTDELIELAEQVSPMPAGREFDMLLTAGERISMALLAMAIKNLGHKAQSFTGSQAGVITDSVHNKARIIDVTPGRIRTALDEGNIAIVAGFQGVSQDSKDITTLGRGGSDTTAVALAAALDAEVCEIYTDVDGVFTADPRVVKKARKIDWISFEDMLELAASGSKVLLHRCVEYARRYNIPIHVRSSFSGLQGTWVSNEPRGDQQVEHAIISGVAHDVSEAKVTVVGVPDKPGEAAAIFRAIADAEINIDMVVQNVSAASTGLTDISFTLPKAEGRKAIDALERTKPTIGFESLRYDDQIAKISLVGAGMKTNPGVTAGFFEALSDAGVNIELISTSEIRISVVTRADDVNEAVRAVHSAFGLDSDSDEAVVYGGTGR, encoded by the coding sequence GTGGGCCTTGTCGTGCAGAAGTACGGAGGCTCCTCCGTTGCCGATGCCGAAGGCATCAAGCGCGTCGCCAAGCGGATCGTGGAAGCCAAGAAGAACGGCCACCAGGTGGTCGTCGTGGTTTCCGCGATGGGCGACACGACGGATGAGTTGATCGAGCTCGCGGAGCAGGTGTCACCCATGCCTGCCGGGCGGGAATTCGACATGCTGCTGACCGCCGGAGAGCGGATCTCCATGGCACTGCTTGCCATGGCGATCAAAAACCTGGGCCACAAGGCCCAGTCGTTCACGGGAAGCCAGGCCGGTGTCATCACCGACTCGGTCCACAACAAAGCGCGGATCATCGACGTCACGCCGGGGCGGATCCGTACCGCGCTGGACGAGGGCAACATCGCGATCGTCGCCGGTTTCCAGGGCGTCTCCCAGGATTCCAAGGACATCACGACGCTGGGGCGCGGAGGGTCCGACACCACCGCTGTCGCCCTCGCCGCCGCGCTCGATGCCGAGGTCTGTGAGATCTACACCGATGTCGACGGCGTCTTCACCGCGGACCCCCGCGTCGTGAAGAAGGCCCGGAAGATCGACTGGATCTCCTTCGAGGACATGCTGGAGCTGGCCGCGTCCGGCTCCAAGGTGCTCCTGCACCGGTGCGTCGAGTACGCCCGCCGTTACAACATTCCGATCCATGTGCGCTCGTCCTTCAGTGGACTCCAGGGCACCTGGGTCAGCAACGAACCGCGAGGGGACCAGCAGGTGGAGCACGCCATCATCTCCGGAGTCGCCCACGACGTCTCCGAGGCCAAGGTCACGGTCGTCGGGGTGCCCGACAAGCCGGGCGAGGCCGCGGCGATCTTCCGCGCCATCGCGGACGCCGAGATCAACATCGACATGGTGGTGCAGAACGTCTCCGCCGCGTCGACCGGTCTGACGGACATCTCGTTCACGCTTCCCAAGGCCGAGGGCCGCAAGGCCATCGACGCCCTGGAGCGGACCAAGCCCACCATCGGGTTCGAGTCGCTGCGCTACGACGACCAGATCGCCAAGATCTCGCTGGTCGGCGCCGGGATGAAGACCAACCCGGGCGTCACCGCGGGCTTCTTCGAGGCGCTCTCCGACGCGGGCGTCAACATCGAGCTCATCTCGACCTCCGAGATCCGCATCTCGGTGGTCACCCGCGCCGACGACGTGAACGAAGCCGTGCGCGCCGTGCACTCCGCCTTCGGCCTCGACTCCGACAGCGACGAGGCCGTCGTCTACGGGGGCACCGGGCGATGA
- a CDS encoding aspartate-semialdehyde dehydrogenase: MTRRPALAVVGATGGAGAVMLQILSEHADVWGEVRLVASARSAGRTLLVRGEECEVLALSEEALDGADVVVFLVPEAVAAQWAPVAAAKGAVVVDSSSAFRMDPDVPLVVPELNPHAVRMRPRGIVASPHATTLAMIVTVGALHAEFGLSELVLSTYQAVSGEGKAGVEALRRQISLVAGTGLGTSPGDVRRAVGEGLGPFAAPVALNVVPWAGELAEDGWSSQELGLRDELRKLLDLPRLPVAATCVRVPVVTTHSVSVHARFENEVDVARAHEILATAPGVVLFDNPAVGDFPTPVDVVGTDPTWVGRVRSSPDDPHVLELFVCGDNLRKGTALNAAHIAELAAREFTDR; this comes from the coding sequence ATGACCCGTAGACCGGCGCTCGCGGTCGTCGGTGCGACCGGGGGCGCCGGTGCGGTGATGCTCCAGATCCTGTCCGAGCACGCGGACGTGTGGGGCGAGGTCCGCCTCGTCGCGTCCGCGCGCTCGGCCGGGCGCACCCTGCTCGTACGGGGCGAGGAGTGCGAGGTGCTCGCGCTGAGCGAGGAGGCCCTGGACGGGGCCGACGTCGTGGTGTTCCTCGTCCCCGAAGCGGTCGCCGCCCAGTGGGCGCCGGTCGCGGCCGCCAAGGGCGCGGTGGTGGTGGACAGCTCGTCCGCCTTCCGGATGGACCCCGACGTGCCGCTCGTGGTCCCCGAGCTCAATCCCCACGCGGTACGGATGCGCCCGCGCGGCATCGTCGCGAGCCCGCACGCCACCACCCTCGCCATGATCGTCACGGTTGGCGCGCTGCACGCCGAGTTCGGTCTGAGTGAGCTGGTCCTGTCCACGTACCAGGCCGTCAGCGGTGAGGGGAAGGCCGGCGTCGAGGCGCTTCGGCGGCAGATCTCGCTGGTCGCGGGGACCGGGCTCGGCACGAGTCCGGGTGATGTGCGCCGCGCCGTCGGCGAGGGGCTCGGCCCGTTCGCGGCGCCGGTCGCGCTGAACGTGGTGCCCTGGGCCGGGGAGCTGGCCGAGGACGGCTGGTCCTCGCAGGAGCTGGGGCTGCGCGACGAGTTGCGCAAGCTGCTCGACCTGCCGCGGCTCCCGGTGGCCGCCACCTGTGTGCGGGTGCCCGTCGTCACCACGCACTCCGTGTCCGTGCACGCCCGCTTCGAGAACGAGGTCGATGTGGCGCGGGCCCACGAGATCCTGGCGACCGCCCCGGGTGTCGTGCTCTTCGACAACCCGGCCGTCGGCGACTTCCCCACGCCCGTGGACGTGGTCGGCACCGACCCCACCTGGGTCGGCCGGGTGCGCAGTTCGCCGGACGATCCGCATGTACTGGAACTTTTCGTCTGCGGTGACAATCTGCGCAAGGGCACGGCCCTGAACGCCGCGCACATCGCCGAGTTGGCGGCCCGGGAATTCACCGACCGGTGA
- a CDS encoding SigE family RNA polymerase sigma factor — MAEVLDFRAVPVRGGTTVRPRRRPGAAGGMPVIAPMPATRPARVPSQATSYESADGVMAAGTTVDHLTETYRAHYRSLLGLAALLLDDTASCEDVVQEAFIRVHSARNRVREPEKTLAYLRQTVVNLSRSALRRRILGLKLLSKPMPDMASAEEGAYDQLERDALIKAMRGLQRRQREVLGLRYFADMTEAQVAETLGISVGSVKAYGSRGIAALRVAMEAPA; from the coding sequence GTGGCAGAGGTACTCGACTTCAGAGCGGTTCCGGTGCGCGGCGGGACGACCGTCCGTCCGCGCCGGCGCCCCGGTGCGGCCGGTGGCATGCCGGTGATCGCGCCCATGCCCGCCACCCGCCCCGCCCGCGTACCGTCCCAGGCGACCTCGTACGAGAGCGCTGACGGGGTGATGGCGGCCGGCACCACAGTCGATCACCTCACCGAGACCTACCGCGCGCACTACCGCTCGCTGCTCGGTCTCGCGGCCCTGCTCCTGGACGACACCGCCTCCTGCGAGGACGTCGTGCAGGAGGCGTTCATCCGGGTCCACTCGGCCCGCAACCGGGTGCGCGAGCCGGAGAAGACCCTCGCCTACCTCCGTCAGACCGTCGTGAACCTGTCACGCTCGGCGCTGCGCCGCCGCATCCTCGGACTGAAGCTGCTCTCCAAACCGATGCCCGACATGGCGAGCGCCGAGGAGGGCGCGTACGACCAACTGGAGCGCGACGCGCTGATCAAAGCGATGCGCGGGCTCCAGCGCCGCCAGCGCGAGGTGCTCGGGCTGCGGTACTTCGCGGACATGACCGAGGCCCAGGTCGCCGAGACGCTCGGTATATCCGTGGGCTCGGTGAAGGCGTACGGATCACGCGGCATCGCCGCCCTGCGCGTCGCCATGGAGGCACCGGCATGA
- a CDS encoding SURF1 family protein, giving the protein MYRFLLTPRWWGIHVFVLLAIPVCIFMGSWQLGRFEDRVQSHNAAEKAPDPATRKAEPLASLLPVDQRTSGRPAAARGRYAEQFLVPGREVDGKTGSYVLTLLRTDGGKVLPVVRGWIPKGTKAPAPPAGEVSVTGELQASENAGSDGVNAAGGLPPGQVGMISAAALVNLVPYPVYDAWVTLPSADAGMTPVPAAAPQNSGLDLKAFQNLGYTGEWFVFAGFVVFMWFRLVRREAEALEDAELGLAPEPDATSADTTADTPSETPSAPLPG; this is encoded by the coding sequence GTGTACCGGTTCCTGCTCACACCCCGCTGGTGGGGAATCCACGTCTTCGTCCTGCTCGCCATCCCCGTATGCATCTTCATGGGGTCCTGGCAGCTGGGCCGCTTCGAGGACCGCGTGCAGTCCCACAACGCGGCCGAGAAGGCCCCCGATCCCGCCACGCGGAAGGCCGAGCCGCTCGCCTCGCTGCTCCCCGTGGACCAGCGCACCTCCGGCCGCCCGGCCGCGGCGCGCGGCCGGTACGCCGAGCAGTTCCTGGTGCCCGGCCGCGAGGTCGACGGCAAGACCGGCAGCTACGTACTGACCCTGCTGCGCACCGACGGCGGCAAGGTGCTGCCCGTGGTGCGGGGCTGGATTCCCAAGGGCACCAAGGCCCCGGCCCCGCCCGCAGGCGAGGTGTCCGTCACCGGTGAGCTCCAGGCGTCCGAGAACGCGGGCTCCGACGGGGTGAACGCGGCGGGCGGCCTCCCGCCGGGCCAGGTCGGCATGATCAGCGCGGCGGCCCTGGTCAACCTGGTTCCGTATCCGGTGTACGACGCCTGGGTGACGCTGCCCAGCGCCGACGCCGGGATGACTCCGGTACCGGCGGCCGCGCCGCAGAACAGCGGGCTCGACCTGAAGGCGTTCCAGAACCTCGGCTACACCGGCGAGTGGTTCGTCTTCGCCGGGTTCGTGGTCTTCATGTGGTTCCGCCTGGTGCGGCGCGAGGCGGAAGCCCTGGAGGACGCCGAACTCGGCCTCGCCCCGGAGCCGGACGCGACGTCCGCGGACACCACGGCGGACACCCCCAGCGAGACCCCCTCGGCACCGCTTCCCGGCTGA